The following proteins are encoded in a genomic region of Nitrospiraceae bacterium:
- a CDS encoding polyprenyl synthetase family protein has translation MHQEPALRDLESMEDVWEAFRPDLNEVESQITTHLESHAPLINTVAGHIFASGGKRIRPLLLILCARLCGFLQKDFLLLGSLVEFIHTATLLHDDVLDEADLRRGQPTARKIWGNQASILVGDYLYSQAMALIATFHNHSINEALADACRKMAEGEVLQLCANSQPHLSEAAYLKIVEYKTAALVAASCKVGAIVGGASIEEQAALYRFGYHLGMAFQLADDRLDYSADRAKLGKALGQDIRQGMITIPLLHLLQTCSPQDNQWITEKILAHAIEDEDVTKIIQLMQKQGSLSYSTARAREYVEAAALDLEPFPACMAKRSLSITACYMVNRDQ, from the coding sequence ATGCATCAGGAACCAGCCCTTAGAGACCTGGAATCCATGGAGGATGTGTGGGAAGCCTTTCGGCCGGACCTCAATGAGGTTGAAAGCCAGATTACCACACACCTTGAATCGCATGCCCCACTCATCAATACCGTCGCCGGGCACATCTTTGCCAGCGGAGGGAAACGCATTCGCCCCCTGCTCCTGATTCTCTGCGCCCGACTTTGTGGATTTCTTCAAAAAGATTTTTTGTTGCTGGGCAGTCTCGTAGAATTTATCCATACCGCCACATTACTACATGACGATGTGTTAGACGAAGCCGATCTGAGACGTGGACAACCCACTGCGAGAAAAATCTGGGGCAATCAAGCCAGTATTCTAGTAGGGGATTATTTATATTCCCAGGCCATGGCTCTGATTGCCACCTTTCATAACCATAGCATCAACGAAGCCCTGGCAGATGCGTGCCGAAAGATGGCAGAAGGGGAGGTCCTTCAACTCTGCGCCAACAGTCAACCGCACCTGTCTGAGGCCGCCTATCTTAAAATTGTTGAATATAAAACAGCTGCCCTGGTCGCTGCCTCCTGTAAGGTCGGGGCGATCGTAGGAGGTGCCTCGATAGAAGAACAAGCCGCGCTCTATCGGTTTGGCTACCATCTTGGAATGGCATTCCAATTGGCTGACGATCGCTTGGATTATTCCGCAGACCGTGCAAAGCTCGGCAAAGCCCTTGGTCAGGATATTCGCCAGGGCATGATTACCATTCCCCTACTACACCTTCTCCAGACTTGCTCCCCTCAAGACAACCAATGGATCACCGAAAAGATCTTGGCACATGCCATAGAGGATGAGGACGTCACGAAAATCATCCAATTAATGCAGAAACAAGGGTCTCTATCCTATTCCACTGCTCGAGCTCGGGAATACGTAGAAGCCGCGGCCCTTGACCTTGAACCGTTCCCCGCCTGCATGGCCAAACGATCCCTCTCCATCACCGCCTGCTACATGGTCAACCGCGACCAATAG
- the gltB gene encoding glutamate synthase large subunit produces the protein MWNLPGLPSVQGLYHPGNEHDGCGIGFVAHIKGQKSHDIIEKALEVNKNLTHRGAQGCDPCTGDGAGILSQIPHEFFHRVAAETGVDLPEAGAYGVGMVFLPQDARTRQQCEAIFEAIVREEGQHFLGWRDVPAKEDQIGDQARKTMPAIRQFFIARELLNPMQFERKLYVIRKRITRAIRESALPGKEWVYISSLSGNTIVYKGMLLPEQVALFYPDLADPTFTSALALVHSRFSTNTFPTWALAHPYRYSVHNGEINTLKGNVNWMRARQGRLASELFGDDLKKLFPIIDNSAQSDSACLDNAIEFLVMAGRSLPHAMMMLIPEPWVGNPQMDFDRRGFYEYHAAVMEPWDGPAAVCFTDGKLVGATLDRNGLRPCRYQITKDDVVVLGSEAGVLPADPKTIRMKGRLQPGRMFVVDTVQGRILDDEEIKADITKRKPYRQWLTQYRVSLDELPEPLNVPQPDHPTLRQRQQAFGFTVEELKMVLIPMAVTGEEPISSMGTDTPLAVLSERPQLLFKYFKQLFAQVTNPPIDPIREHLVMSLVTNIGPKPNVIAEIPEACRRIKLQQPILSNVDLQKIRMIGDPHFKSKTLSLLFKVAEGPEGMAAALDQLCQEASKAIRDGEKFLILSDRGVNAEWAPIPSLLGVSAVHHHLVREETRTEVGLILETGEPRDVHHFACLIGYGAGAINPYLVFESLVDMEREGYFPESVDAATAESKFIKAVNKGLLKIFSKMGISTVQSYCGAQIFEAIGLNRKLIDRFFTGTASRIEGIGLSEVGEETLRRHAMAYRPVPMRQLDFGGEIHYRIQGEHHNWNPETIYKLQHASRANDAKAYADFSDLVNKEDQRRSNLRGLFEFNWSAEPVPLEDVEPASEIVKRFTTGAMSFGAISKEAHETLAIAMNRIGAKSNTGEGGEDPERFAPLPNGDSKNSYIKQVASGRFGVTAHYLVNAKELQIKMAQGAKPGEGGQLPGHKVDEIIAKLRYSTPGVQLISPPPHHDIYSIEDLKQLIFDLKNSNPEAAISVKLVAEVGVGTVAAGVAKAHADKVLISGDSGGTGASPLSSIKYAGVPWELGLAETHQTLVLNNLRGRIRVETDGQLKTGRDVVIATLLGAEEFGFSTAPLIVEGCIMMRKCHLNTCPVGVATQDGELRKQFTGKPEHVVNFFMFVAEEIRSLMAKLGFRTMREMIGRVDKLKVQKAVDHWKAKGLDLSPLLVKPNVDPEVATFCVQPQDHGLKGILDNQLVELCQSAIDRGESVSLDLPIRNVNRTTGTVLSSHIARRYGPEGLPPDTIRIKFTGSAGQSFGAFLSKGITLTLEGESNDYLGKGLSGGKIIVVPPKGVTYLPEDTILIGNTSLYGATGGEGYFYGIAGERFAVRNSGARAVIDGTGDHGCEYMTGGVVVVLGKTGRNFAAGMSGGDAYVLDEDGQFPARCNMGMVELEPVVSSEDQQTLRAMIEAHFRYTKSVNARRVLESWDMMLPKFVKVMPSDYKRVLQERKTALAKEHAQRKREAVSRG, from the coding sequence GTGTGGAATCTCCCGGGATTGCCTTCAGTTCAAGGCCTTTACCATCCAGGAAATGAGCATGATGGCTGTGGAATCGGGTTTGTGGCCCATATAAAGGGGCAAAAATCACATGACATTATAGAAAAGGCCCTGGAGGTCAACAAAAATCTCACGCATCGGGGAGCACAAGGATGTGACCCATGTACCGGTGATGGAGCAGGAATTCTCTCTCAGATACCCCACGAGTTTTTTCATCGGGTTGCCGCAGAAACCGGTGTCGATCTTCCCGAAGCCGGGGCCTATGGGGTCGGTATGGTATTTTTGCCGCAGGATGCAAGGACCAGGCAACAGTGCGAAGCCATCTTTGAAGCGATCGTACGTGAAGAGGGGCAACATTTTTTAGGGTGGCGGGATGTGCCGGCCAAAGAGGATCAAATCGGGGATCAAGCCCGCAAAACGATGCCCGCTATTCGACAGTTTTTTATAGCACGTGAATTACTGAATCCCATGCAGTTTGAACGCAAGCTGTATGTCATTCGTAAACGAATAACCCGTGCCATCCGCGAATCAGCTCTCCCCGGGAAGGAATGGGTCTATATATCCAGTTTGTCCGGAAACACGATTGTCTATAAGGGGATGCTGTTGCCGGAGCAAGTTGCACTGTTTTATCCCGATCTTGCGGATCCCACATTTACGTCGGCCTTGGCCCTGGTACATTCTCGCTTTAGTACAAACACGTTTCCGACCTGGGCCTTGGCTCATCCCTACCGCTACTCCGTCCATAATGGCGAAATTAATACTTTGAAGGGGAATGTCAATTGGATGCGGGCCCGACAAGGGAGGCTTGCCTCGGAACTGTTCGGGGATGATCTCAAAAAATTATTTCCCATCATTGATAATTCCGCGCAAAGTGATTCGGCCTGTTTGGATAACGCCATAGAATTTTTGGTAATGGCCGGCCGGTCCTTGCCTCATGCCATGATGATGCTGATTCCTGAACCATGGGTGGGGAATCCGCAAATGGATTTTGACCGGCGAGGGTTTTATGAATATCACGCGGCGGTGATGGAACCGTGGGATGGACCGGCTGCTGTGTGCTTTACCGATGGAAAGCTCGTGGGTGCCACCTTGGATCGGAATGGTCTGCGTCCCTGTCGCTATCAAATCACCAAGGATGATGTTGTGGTGCTGGGTTCAGAGGCGGGCGTGCTGCCGGCTGATCCTAAGACCATTCGTATGAAGGGACGTCTGCAACCGGGTCGCATGTTTGTCGTGGATACCGTCCAAGGACGTATTCTTGACGACGAGGAAATTAAAGCCGATATCACCAAACGTAAGCCCTATCGACAATGGTTAACGCAATATCGGGTTTCCTTAGATGAACTGCCTGAGCCACTCAATGTGCCGCAACCCGATCACCCGACGCTGCGCCAACGTCAGCAAGCCTTCGGGTTCACCGTGGAAGAGTTGAAAATGGTGTTGATCCCCATGGCCGTCACGGGGGAAGAGCCCATTTCTTCAATGGGAACGGATACTCCATTAGCTGTGTTGTCCGAACGGCCGCAACTTCTTTTTAAATATTTCAAACAATTGTTTGCGCAAGTGACGAATCCTCCTATCGACCCGATCCGTGAGCATCTGGTGATGTCTCTTGTCACCAACATCGGGCCCAAACCGAATGTCATTGCGGAGATTCCAGAGGCATGCCGAAGGATCAAATTGCAGCAACCGATCCTCAGCAATGTCGATCTGCAAAAAATTCGCATGATTGGGGACCCTCACTTTAAAAGTAAGACACTGTCATTGCTTTTTAAAGTTGCTGAAGGACCTGAAGGCATGGCGGCCGCTCTTGATCAATTATGCCAGGAAGCCTCAAAAGCCATAAGGGATGGCGAAAAGTTTCTCATTTTGAGCGATCGAGGTGTCAATGCCGAGTGGGCACCCATTCCAAGTCTATTAGGTGTTTCGGCTGTGCATCATCATCTGGTTCGAGAAGAAACCCGAACGGAGGTCGGGCTGATTCTGGAAACAGGTGAACCGCGTGATGTGCATCATTTCGCCTGTCTGATCGGTTATGGTGCCGGGGCCATCAATCCTTATTTGGTATTTGAGTCCCTCGTGGATATGGAACGGGAAGGGTATTTTCCTGAAAGCGTGGATGCGGCCACGGCCGAATCCAAGTTCATTAAGGCTGTCAATAAAGGATTGCTCAAGATATTCTCGAAGATGGGGATTTCCACAGTCCAGTCCTATTGTGGAGCTCAAATTTTTGAGGCCATTGGCCTGAATAGGAAGCTGATTGATCGGTTCTTTACCGGAACGGCTTCACGGATCGAAGGAATTGGTCTCAGTGAGGTGGGGGAAGAGACTTTGCGCCGACATGCGATGGCTTATCGTCCGGTCCCCATGCGGCAACTAGACTTTGGTGGAGAAATTCATTACCGGATTCAGGGAGAGCACCATAATTGGAATCCTGAAACCATTTACAAACTTCAGCATGCCTCGCGTGCGAATGATGCCAAAGCCTATGCGGATTTTTCAGACCTGGTGAATAAAGAGGATCAACGGCGCTCGAATCTTCGCGGACTGTTTGAGTTTAACTGGTCGGCCGAACCGGTCCCTCTTGAAGACGTGGAGCCCGCCAGCGAAATTGTAAAGCGGTTTACCACCGGTGCCATGTCGTTTGGGGCAATCAGTAAAGAAGCGCATGAGACATTGGCCATTGCCATGAATCGCATAGGCGCTAAAAGCAATACCGGGGAAGGTGGTGAGGATCCGGAACGATTTGCACCTTTGCCGAACGGCGATTCCAAAAATTCTTATATTAAGCAAGTGGCATCGGGTCGTTTTGGAGTGACCGCGCATTACCTGGTGAATGCTAAGGAGTTGCAAATTAAAATGGCCCAGGGTGCCAAGCCAGGCGAAGGCGGTCAATTGCCGGGACATAAAGTCGATGAAATTATTGCCAAACTTCGCTATTCCACGCCGGGAGTGCAACTGATCTCTCCACCCCCTCATCATGACATATATTCTATCGAAGATCTGAAACAACTCATTTTCGACCTCAAAAATTCCAACCCTGAAGCCGCGATTTCCGTGAAACTCGTGGCCGAAGTCGGAGTTGGAACGGTAGCGGCAGGGGTGGCAAAAGCGCATGCCGATAAGGTTCTCATAAGTGGAGATTCCGGAGGAACGGGAGCGTCTCCGCTATCGTCTATTAAGTACGCAGGAGTTCCCTGGGAATTAGGCCTGGCGGAAACCCATCAGACGCTCGTGCTCAATAACCTGCGTGGACGAATTCGAGTGGAAACCGACGGCCAACTAAAAACTGGCCGTGATGTGGTCATTGCAACCCTTCTGGGAGCTGAAGAGTTTGGTTTTTCCACAGCCCCCCTCATTGTTGAGGGATGCATCATGATGAGGAAATGTCATCTCAATACCTGTCCGGTGGGAGTGGCCACCCAGGATGGAGAGTTACGAAAACAATTTACGGGAAAACCAGAGCATGTTGTGAACTTTTTTATGTTTGTGGCAGAAGAGATCCGTTCCCTGATGGCAAAGCTCGGATTCAGGACTATGCGCGAGATGATCGGACGGGTGGATAAGCTTAAAGTGCAAAAAGCTGTGGATCATTGGAAAGCCAAAGGGCTGGATTTATCACCATTATTGGTGAAGCCGAATGTCGATCCTGAAGTGGCCACCTTCTGTGTGCAACCACAGGATCACGGTCTGAAAGGAATTTTGGATAATCAGTTGGTGGAATTGTGTCAATCTGCCATTGACCGGGGCGAATCTGTTTCGTTAGATCTGCCTATTCGAAATGTGAACCGGACCACCGGTACTGTTCTGTCAAGCCACATTGCACGTCGGTACGGGCCGGAAGGTCTTCCTCCCGACACGATTCGAATTAAATTTACCGGATCGGCCGGACAATCCTTTGGAGCTTTTTTGTCGAAGGGGATTACGCTGACTTTGGAAGGTGAATCGAATGACTATTTGGGAAAGGGTCTCTCTGGAGGGAAAATTATTGTAGTTCCTCCGAAAGGAGTGACGTATTTGCCGGAAGACACGATTCTGATCGGGAACACGTCTTTATATGGGGCGACTGGTGGTGAAGGGTATTTTTATGGCATTGCGGGAGAACGGTTTGCTGTTCGGAATAGTGGGGCACGGGCTGTCATCGATGGGACCGGCGACCATGGGTGTGAATATATGACCGGGGGGGTGGTGGTGGTTCTGGGGAAGACAGGACGAAATTTTGCCGCTGGGATGTCCGGAGGGGACGCTTATGTCTTGGATGAGGATGGACAATTCCCTGCACGTTGCAATATGGGCATGGTGGAATTAGAACCTGTCGTGTCATCAGAAGATCAACAGACCCTTCGTGCCATGATTGAGGCCCATTTTCGCTACACCAAAAGTGTCAATGCCAGGCGGGTTCTGGAATCGTGGGATATGATGTTGCCGAAATTTGTCAAAGTCATGCCGAGTGATTACAAACGAGTGCTGCAGGAACGGAAAACGGCTTTGGCCAAAGAGCATGCTCAACGGAAACGTGAGGCGGTGAGCCGTGGGTGA
- a CDS encoding glutamate synthase subunit beta has protein sequence MGDPRGFLKYKREGPQRRPVAQRVLDWKELYDPFPEEKLKVQGARCMDCGVPFCQSPAGCPVENLIPEWNDLVHRGRWKDALKALHATNNFPEFTGRLCPAPCESACVLGINSDPVSIRVIEWNIIDKGFEEGWVEPVFPAGSSGKRVAIVGSGPAGLAAAQQLARAGHEVTVLEKADRIGGLLRYGIPDFKMEKWVLDRRLEQMRKEGVTFQTGVCVGVDATVQDLRHDYDAVLLAMGAEQPRELPVPGRDLKGVHLAMDYLTQQNKRVAGDTVPEEHISAQGKRVVIIGGGDTGSDCLGTAHRQGCLEAHQFELLPQPPPTRAESTPWPLWPMQLRTSHAHEEGCDREWSIATTKFSGENGHLTGLHATRVNFENGKVVPVSGSEIKMDVDLVLLAMGFVGPVKNGLLDSFGLQYDPRGNVAVDEHFMTSVDGVFATGDTKRGASLIVWAIAEGRKSAAGIHRYLQAGQSFRAS, from the coding sequence GTGGGTGATCCTCGTGGGTTTTTAAAATATAAACGGGAAGGACCCCAACGACGGCCGGTTGCGCAGCGGGTTCTCGATTGGAAGGAATTGTATGACCCATTTCCCGAGGAAAAGTTAAAAGTTCAAGGGGCCCGCTGTATGGACTGTGGGGTGCCATTTTGCCAAAGTCCCGCTGGCTGTCCTGTTGAGAATTTGATCCCGGAATGGAATGATCTCGTGCATCGAGGACGATGGAAAGACGCCCTCAAAGCGCTTCATGCGACCAATAACTTTCCTGAGTTCACCGGTCGCCTATGTCCGGCTCCATGTGAATCGGCGTGTGTGTTAGGCATTAATAGTGATCCGGTCTCCATTCGTGTCATTGAATGGAATATTATTGATAAAGGATTCGAGGAAGGTTGGGTCGAACCGGTCTTTCCGGCGGGCTCTTCCGGGAAGCGCGTTGCGATTGTCGGGTCGGGTCCGGCAGGATTGGCGGCGGCACAACAATTAGCCAGGGCGGGTCATGAAGTGACAGTTTTGGAGAAGGCTGATCGGATTGGAGGCTTGCTTCGCTATGGTATCCCGGACTTCAAAATGGAGAAGTGGGTCTTGGACCGTCGATTAGAGCAAATGCGAAAAGAGGGGGTGACGTTTCAGACTGGCGTGTGTGTGGGTGTGGACGCCACCGTTCAGGACCTCCGTCATGATTATGATGCAGTGCTACTTGCAATGGGAGCTGAGCAACCAAGAGAATTGCCCGTTCCAGGAAGAGACCTTAAAGGCGTTCATCTTGCTATGGACTATCTGACCCAGCAGAATAAGCGAGTGGCCGGGGATACCGTTCCTGAAGAGCACATATCGGCTCAAGGCAAACGAGTGGTCATTATTGGTGGTGGTGATACCGGTTCAGATTGTCTGGGAACGGCTCATCGTCAAGGGTGTCTGGAAGCCCATCAATTCGAGTTGTTGCCCCAACCGCCACCGACTCGGGCTGAGTCGACACCATGGCCCTTATGGCCGATGCAATTACGAACGTCTCATGCCCACGAGGAAGGGTGTGATCGTGAATGGAGTATTGCTACCACAAAATTTTCAGGGGAAAACGGACATCTGACTGGTTTACATGCGACCCGTGTGAATTTTGAGAATGGGAAGGTGGTTCCTGTGTCGGGGTCCGAGATCAAGATGGATGTTGACCTGGTGTTGTTGGCGATGGGGTTTGTCGGGCCGGTGAAGAACGGCCTATTGGATTCTTTTGGGCTTCAATATGATCCCCGAGGGAATGTCGCCGTTGATGAACACTTCATGACAAGTGTGGATGGGGTGTTTGCCACCGGAGACACGAAGCGGGGTGCGTCCCTGATTGTCTGGGCAATTGCAGAAGGGAGAAAGTCTGCGGCCGGCATTCACCGGTATCTCCAAGCCGGACAATCCTTCCGAGCGTCCTAA
- a CDS encoding DUF692 family protein, with the protein MSFSREPSRREAIHEEFLRRAGRIPFLGFGLSVDVYSPDVFDLYQELRREQIPMGYLEIFHAASEALKVVRTRLPDIPLAYHAEGVWVTQPDWDTAYNTQERLRAIASNLRMLRALWVNQECAAKEIAGHSFGTYLPPVFTRASADITAYQAWKVQSQLDECAWGPQAHSPLLLLESPPLTYFLMGEMPYAEFFSNITAKAPCGLVLDLGHVWTVYRYSGAWRKQSLEAFFEDFLEQFPLERVIQIHIAGLDCHPHILTQVGSERYKNPPDWIDAHEASIPDELLMLLAWVIREPRLLNLKGIALEVDNKQIPLICREMKTVLKIVESFVPVPARVPSPDTNLQSAASCRVENVEPPQETRDVLIRQYREYMALVNEVLSGRLDVPSQWDTEMNKGLHLYANKYLPYEILSWGGDVRVMFPNACAILDQYGISLKQFVQFWFAHPRSSESEYDFFLLKIEVFVEFIEQVFPAASSLVRQEAEFLAQGYRLASQGPWS; encoded by the coding sequence TTGAGTTTTTCAAGAGAACCATCACGTCGAGAGGCTATCCATGAAGAGTTTCTTCGCCGCGCAGGCAGGATTCCATTTCTTGGCTTCGGCTTATCGGTGGATGTGTATTCTCCTGATGTCTTTGACTTGTATCAGGAGCTTCGACGTGAGCAAATCCCTATGGGTTATCTTGAAATTTTCCATGCCGCTTCTGAAGCGTTGAAGGTGGTTCGAACTCGGCTTCCTGACATTCCCTTGGCTTACCATGCCGAGGGGGTATGGGTCACGCAACCCGATTGGGACACCGCATACAATACTCAAGAGCGATTGCGGGCAATCGCCTCTAATCTTCGAATGTTACGGGCTCTTTGGGTCAATCAAGAATGTGCGGCCAAAGAAATAGCCGGTCATTCATTTGGAACCTATTTGCCTCCTGTCTTTACGAGAGCTTCTGCCGACATTACCGCTTACCAGGCGTGGAAGGTTCAGTCTCAGCTTGATGAATGTGCTTGGGGGCCACAGGCTCACTCGCCATTGCTGCTTTTGGAGAGTCCACCATTAACCTATTTTTTGATGGGTGAAATGCCGTATGCAGAATTTTTCTCGAACATTACCGCCAAAGCGCCCTGTGGGTTAGTCTTAGATCTTGGACATGTTTGGACGGTCTATCGATATTCTGGGGCCTGGCGGAAGCAAAGCCTTGAGGCATTTTTCGAAGATTTTCTTGAGCAATTTCCCCTTGAGAGAGTGATTCAAATTCATATTGCAGGTCTGGATTGCCATCCGCATATACTCACACAAGTGGGATCAGAACGATATAAAAATCCTCCTGATTGGATTGACGCCCATGAAGCTTCCATTCCGGACGAATTACTAATGCTCTTGGCTTGGGTGATAAGGGAGCCTCGGCTACTCAATCTTAAAGGCATCGCCCTAGAAGTCGATAATAAGCAAATACCGCTCATATGCCGGGAAATGAAAACGGTATTGAAGATCGTGGAGTCTTTTGTGCCTGTGCCGGCCCGGGTGCCCTCACCCGACACAAACCTTCAAAGTGCAGCATCCTGTCGCGTGGAAAACGTTGAACCTCCTCAGGAAACTCGTGATGTATTAATCCGCCAATACAGAGAATACATGGCATTGGTCAATGAAGTTCTAAGTGGCCGGCTGGATGTCCCTAGCCAATGGGATACTGAAATGAATAAAGGGCTTCATCTATATGCAAATAAGTATTTGCCCTATGAAATTCTCTCATGGGGTGGAGATGTGAGGGTAATGTTTCCCAATGCGTGTGCTATTTTGGATCAATATGGGATTTCCTTGAAACAATTCGTGCAATTTTGGTTTGCCCATCCTCGAAGTTCTGAATCCGAATATGATTTCTTCCTGCTCAAAATTGAGGTATTTGTGGAATTTATCGAGCAGGTGTTTCCTGCGGCGAGTTCACTTGTCAGACAGGAAGCCGAGTTTCTTGCTCAAGGCTATCGCCTCGCGTCTCAGGGGCCATGGTCGTAA
- a CDS encoding MBL fold metallo-hydrolase gives MNQLIRITFPVPPLSCNCSIIGDKETKQAIVVDPGGNPERILGEIDALGFTVTSILHTHAHFDHFLASGHIKQATGAPLCLHSHDQNLWDMLEIQCRMFSIPYVPAPPPDRWIKEESEVRVGSCSGTVIHTPGHTPGSVCFFFESQNLVFSGDTLFRGGIGRTDLWGGDGQLIERSIRERLYTLKESTTVIPGHGPESSIGWEREHNMFVHG, from the coding sequence ATGAATCAGCTCATTCGAATAACTTTCCCCGTCCCTCCACTTTCATGTAATTGTTCGATTATCGGTGACAAGGAAACTAAGCAGGCCATTGTGGTGGACCCAGGAGGAAATCCTGAACGCATACTCGGGGAAATTGATGCCCTGGGGTTCACCGTCACGTCAATTTTGCATACGCATGCTCATTTTGACCATTTCTTAGCCTCCGGTCATATTAAGCAAGCGACGGGGGCACCTCTGTGTTTGCATTCCCATGATCAAAATCTTTGGGACATGCTGGAAATTCAATGCCGAATGTTCAGCATTCCTTATGTGCCTGCCCCTCCGCCGGACCGTTGGATTAAAGAAGAATCGGAGGTGCGTGTGGGTTCCTGTTCAGGAACTGTGATCCATACTCCTGGCCATACTCCCGGGTCGGTATGCTTTTTCTTTGAAAGCCAAAATCTGGTGTTTTCCGGGGACACCTTGTTCCGTGGCGGAATTGGCAGAACCGACCTGTGGGGTGGAGATGGTCAGCTAATTGAGCGATCTATTCGCGAACGCTTGTACACCCTCAAAGAAAGTACAACCGTCATACCCGGACATGGGCCTGAATCGTCCATTGGATGGGAGCGGGAACATAATATGTTTGTGCATGGATAA
- a CDS encoding DUF192 domain-containing protein, with protein sequence MLSFLQGKGVPSKKRIVFLLVMALFLISGALLFNAPEQTQVINVNFPGGGVLKAEVADTPEKLLFGLAFRNVLPPGEGMIYIFENSGLHRVWTKEFQFPVDVIWVDESKVVVHIVKGALPCNERQCPWYGPPPQDARYIVEANAGFVDQAKVQVGAQVTFTLLVS encoded by the coding sequence ATGTTGTCTTTTTTGCAAGGTAAAGGTGTCCCTAGTAAAAAGCGAATCGTTTTTCTTCTGGTAATGGCGTTATTTCTGATTTCCGGGGCCCTATTGTTTAATGCCCCGGAACAGACACAAGTCATCAATGTAAATTTCCCCGGCGGTGGGGTGTTGAAAGCGGAGGTTGCCGATACACCGGAAAAACTTTTATTCGGCTTGGCATTTAGAAATGTTCTCCCTCCTGGCGAGGGAATGATTTATATTTTTGAAAATTCCGGTCTCCATCGGGTCTGGACAAAAGAGTTTCAATTTCCTGTTGATGTGATTTGGGTTGATGAGAGTAAGGTTGTCGTGCATATAGTTAAAGGGGCTCTTCCTTGCAATGAAAGGCAGTGCCCCTGGTATGGGCCCCCGCCTCAAGATGCACGTTATATTGTGGAAGCCAATGCTGGGTTTGTGGATCAGGCCAAAGTTCAGGTAGGGGCACAGGTCACCTTTACATTGCTTGTCTCTTAA
- a CDS encoding Rieske 2Fe-2S domain-containing protein, protein MNDSDFEHSMDCGVDEPLSPKEGFVYVGKLEDISKGKGRVFKIDGKSVAVFRVDDRCFAINDICPHQGASLGKGRLKGFLVSCPWHHQQFDIRSGFGPDGGGYCVVNYDVVVDKGNVFVCLRKRDWLTGE, encoded by the coding sequence ATGAATGATTCAGATTTTGAGCATAGTATGGACTGCGGGGTAGATGAACCGCTGAGTCCTAAAGAGGGATTTGTTTATGTTGGGAAGCTGGAGGATATCTCCAAAGGAAAGGGGCGCGTATTCAAAATCGACGGGAAAAGTGTAGCTGTTTTTCGCGTTGATGATCGTTGCTTTGCTATTAATGATATCTGTCCGCACCAGGGGGCCTCTCTGGGGAAGGGCCGATTAAAGGGTTTTCTGGTTTCTTGTCCGTGGCATCATCAACAATTTGACATTCGTTCGGGATTTGGTCCAGATGGGGGAGGCTATTGTGTGGTCAACTATGACGTAGTGGTTGATAAGGGGAATGTGTTTGTTTGTTTAAGAAAACGTGATTGGTTGACAGGAGAATAG
- a CDS encoding protease inhibitor I42 family protein, which produces MNVDQVQTKAIKVFQSDTFMVHLWEDRTRGEQWVPSYDPKVLGLVGDEFLRTVSNNAVDSGQRSFEFRALEPGTHYLEFSKRMAWKFTAEDRRIFRVIVSPLPS; this is translated from the coding sequence ATGAATGTAGATCAAGTTCAAACAAAAGCGATTAAGGTTTTCCAATCGGACACATTTATGGTGCATTTATGGGAAGATCGGACCCGCGGGGAACAGTGGGTGCCAAGTTATGACCCCAAAGTGCTGGGATTAGTGGGAGATGAGTTTCTTCGAACGGTCAGTAACAATGCGGTAGATTCCGGTCAGCGATCATTTGAATTTCGGGCGTTGGAACCTGGAACACATTATTTGGAGTTTAGTAAAAGAATGGCATGGAAGTTTACAGCAGAAGATCGACGGATTTTTAGGGTCATCGTCTCCCCTCTGCCTTCCTGA